One genomic segment of Mytilus trossulus isolate FHL-02 chromosome 4, PNRI_Mtr1.1.1.hap1, whole genome shotgun sequence includes these proteins:
- the LOC134715633 gene encoding matrix metallopeptidase-21-like, with translation MAKWSVLFHQTIFVVHIIWIVRPVTSEKFFQYRDHRDQNYYLKQANENKNEVQDEVQAEMQLEKYGYLRCKVGRRRRRSVDTPTHNSFNVFEGNGRSCSEDEIKTAIKEYQKKYKLPETGVVDEETRKFMSTSRCGNSDSADNPDIEPVDVADLVPIEVVNPPPSKKRWKRTAKNTVLYNLLFPQLTQSSVKISGKRRTKFLLNHIQKIKNEDPIWLRPKRHKRFVNIHINETGLNGEKIRDGQKFTKTDIRWRLLETGFSTRIPLEDQRASLNMAFRMWSEVIPLKFEEDVSGDIKVVDIEIAFGRGSHQNCERKFDGNGGEIAHSRENGRDVVHFDDEEDYKSIESITKEKDGIYLLRVAVHEIGHVLGLSHSSQITSIMYAIYHQSHVNPDKEFELTWDDRKAVQKAYGVCRGKFNTIFDWVRKTPSNGLIYNTYFFRSNQYWMYENHANRTRYGDPLYVAQEWKGVPDNVDGYLHVWYFAGTRIIDDTYFLKGEDYFLYNSEEDKVYDGGTGKISEKFGPKKGQDIGVPDNLDTAYFDKRDKNIYFFKGDTVYVYDPTDEEDETKGCCLRIRKIWEEFPPLDGERQIEGDLDAVYYSYNDTTVYFFKGEDVWKNELFHPRQKQIKNGVKYVGNWFAHWYDICDVRPTFSHFEIPSNSHV, from the exons ATGGCTAAATGGTCTGTACTATTCCATCAAACTATCTTTGTTGTGCATATTATATGGATAGTCCGACCTGTTACGTCTGAAAAGTTTTTCCAATACAGGGACCATAGAGACCAAAATTATTATCTGAAACAAGCCAATGAAAATAAGAATGAAGTTCAAGATGAAGTACAAGCAGAG ATGCAGCTTGAAAAATATGGATACCTGCGGTGCAAAGTAGGTCGACGCAGACGGCGGTCGGTGGATACACCGACACACaatagttttaatgtttttgaggGAAATGGGAGAAGTTGTAGTGAGGACGAAATTAAAACTGCAATcaaagaatatcaaaagaaatataaattaccTGAAACAGGTGTAGTAGATGAAGAAACAAGAAAGTTCATGAGCACTTCAAGGTGCGGGAACTCGGATAGTGCCGACAACCCTGACATTGAACCAGTCGATGTTGCTGATCTGGTTCCTATTGAAGTTGTTAATCCTCCTCCGAGTAAAAAACGGTGGAAAAGAACAGCCAAAAATACAGTATTATATAACTTATTATTTCCTCAATTAACTCAAAGTAGTGTCAAGATATCTGGTAAAAGAAGAACTAAATTCCTTTTAAATCatattcaaaaaattaaaaatgaagatcCAATATGGCTGCGACCAAAGAGACACAAAAGATTTGTTAACATTCATATCAATGAAACAGGACTGAACGGTGAAAAAATAAGAGACggtcaaaaatttacaaaaacgGATATTCGATGGCGATTATTAGAGACTGGTTTCAGCACAAGAATACCTTTAGAAGATCAAAGAGCAAGTCTTAATATGGCATTCCGCATGTGGAGTGAGGTCATTCCTCTCAAATTCGAAGAGGATGTATCTGGTGATATAAAAGTCGTAGATATAGAAATAGCATTTGGACGAG gaTCACATCAAAATTGTGAGAGGAAATTTGATGGTAATGGCGGTGAGATTGCCCATTCTAGAGAAAACGGTAGAGACGTTGTACATTTCGACGATGAAGAGGATTATAAATCTATCGAATcaattacaaaagaaaaagatggGATTTATCTATTACGTGTAGCTGTTCATGAAATAGGACATGTGTTGGGACTATCTCATTCTAGCCAAATCACATCTATCATGTACGCTATTTATCATCAGAGTCATGTTAATCCAGATAAAGAATTCGAGCTAACCTGGGATGATAGGAAAGCAGTACAGAAAGCTTATG GAGTGTGTAGAGGCAAATTCAACACAATATTCGACTGGGTAAGGAAAACACCTAGTAATGGACTTATCTACAATACCTACTTCTTCAGAAGTAATCAATATTGGATGTATGAAAATCACGCTAATCGTACTCGATATGGTGATCCATTATACGTTGCCCAGGAGTGGAAAGGTGTGCCAGATAATGTTGATGGATACCTCCATGTATGGTACTTTGCTGGAACTCGAATTATTGACGATACATACTTCCTTAAAG GTGAAGATTACTTCCTTTATAACAGCGAAGAAGATAAAGTTTACGATGGTGGTACTGGAAAAATCAGTGAAAAATTTGGACCAAAGAAAGGTCAAGATATAGGCGTTCCGGACAATTTAGATACAGCTTACTTTGATAAGcgagataaaaatatatatttcttcaaaGGGGATACT GTTTATGTTTACGACCCAACTGATGAAGAAGACGAAACAAAAGGTTGCTGCTTACGAATTAGAAAAATTTGGGAAGAGTTCCCTCCACTTGATGGAGAACGTCAAATTGAAGGTGATTTAGACGCTGTATATTACTCTTACAATGACACaactgtttacttttttaaaggaGAAGACGTTTGGAAAAACGAATTATTTCATCCGAGGCAAAAGCAAATCAAAAACGGGGTGAAATATGTGGGAAACTGGTTTGCACATTGGTACGATATTTGTGACGTACGACCAACATTTAGTCATTTTGAAATCCCATCAAATAGTCATGTGtga